One Pirellulales bacterium genomic window carries:
- a CDS encoding AAA family ATPase → MSTNSTDSGQINNNGHVPAQARWGATSTDRFPALPKELLNYALRAVVRHDTLRDALQVGSVGEDTPVPAAMIASEQGLHGLLWDACAFCHRQHGHLDDRELLYLTAVELQTGSLDYPQVTGNEVGALVNSFYCGAPPDATAGRQAIADVLVHYLADRVDAQAWADWAEEHGEPPRQVLVGVQQIRQEIEDFRAGAERSGPFSTVEFRQRTQTREEIIGDVLVAHQLAVIGAATKSLKTLTSLDAAISIATGTPWLSYEYWSCSRPRRVGFFSAESGAETLLHKHDVIAASKRNRLACDQRMTFEALLGANIFWDDQVPDLSDPASVQRLRQIILREHLEVVFVDPLSMAIGSAAKDLANMAVAGQVILRAARVCRQAGCTLVLVHHTAGDRTRLSSERARSPLDLTDIAYPAITNHARQWITLNRAEPYDELTRQSVLWLRAAGSGLQAGGTFRVAITEGRRHDLWQVDVETETQYFERQQGQREHDQRLLGREHENSILQYLEHHPGATINAMSRDAELPRIGATQLGRLLPELQRRQVVRCEDVRRNGGTNNIRRWYRVGLSAGGSTSSGAAVTGGGDVGRAGED, encoded by the coding sequence ATGTCGACTAATTCTACTGATTCGGGCCAGATAAACAATAATGGCCACGTTCCTGCGCAAGCGCGTTGGGGTGCGACGTCGACAGACCGCTTTCCAGCACTGCCAAAAGAACTTCTCAACTACGCACTGCGGGCGGTTGTTCGGCATGACACGCTTCGCGACGCGCTACAGGTCGGCAGTGTGGGCGAGGACACGCCAGTTCCCGCCGCGATGATCGCAAGTGAGCAAGGCTTGCATGGGCTGCTCTGGGATGCCTGCGCTTTTTGCCACCGCCAGCATGGACATCTTGACGACCGGGAGCTGCTCTACCTAACTGCTGTCGAGTTGCAGACTGGCTCTCTCGACTACCCGCAAGTCACAGGCAACGAAGTAGGGGCGTTGGTCAACTCCTTTTACTGTGGCGCTCCGCCTGATGCAACGGCGGGCCGCCAAGCCATTGCCGATGTGCTCGTACACTACTTGGCGGATCGGGTCGATGCCCAGGCGTGGGCGGACTGGGCGGAAGAGCACGGCGAGCCGCCCCGGCAGGTTCTGGTGGGCGTCCAACAGATCCGCCAGGAGATAGAGGACTTCCGCGCCGGCGCCGAGCGCTCTGGGCCGTTCAGCACGGTTGAATTCCGGCAGCGGACGCAGACCCGCGAGGAGATTATCGGTGACGTGCTGGTCGCCCACCAGCTCGCGGTAATCGGCGCGGCCACCAAATCGCTGAAGACACTTACGAGCCTGGACGCGGCGATCTCGATCGCGACCGGTACGCCCTGGCTAAGCTACGAATACTGGTCATGTTCTCGCCCTCGCCGCGTTGGTTTTTTCTCGGCCGAATCCGGAGCCGAAACACTGCTGCATAAGCACGATGTGATTGCGGCCTCCAAGCGTAATCGCCTAGCCTGCGATCAGCGCATGACCTTCGAGGCGCTCCTTGGCGCGAATATTTTTTGGGACGACCAGGTTCCCGACCTGAGTGATCCAGCATCCGTCCAGCGCCTCCGCCAGATCATCCTCCGTGAGCACCTCGAAGTAGTCTTCGTCGACCCGTTGAGCATGGCCATCGGCTCAGCGGCGAAGGACTTGGCCAACATGGCAGTTGCCGGCCAGGTAATACTCCGCGCGGCCCGTGTCTGCCGGCAGGCCGGCTGCACGCTGGTGCTGGTGCACCACACCGCGGGCGACCGCACGCGTTTATCCAGCGAACGGGCCCGCAGCCCGCTCGACCTTACCGACATCGCTTACCCGGCAATCACAAATCACGCACGGCAGTGGATCACCTTGAACCGCGCTGAGCCCTACGACGAGTTGACACGGCAGAGTGTCCTCTGGCTGCGCGCCGCCGGCAGCGGGCTCCAGGCGGGTGGAACCTTCCGCGTCGCCATCACGGAGGGGCGACGGCACGATCTCTGGCAGGTCGATGTCGAAACCGAGACGCAATACTTCGAGCGGCAGCAGGGGCAACGCGAGCACGACCAGCGACTATTGGGTCGAGAGCACGAGAACAGCATCTTGCAGTACCTAGAGCACCATCCGGGGGCCACGATCAATGCCATGAGCCGTGATGCTGAGCTGCCCCGCATCGGTGCGACGCAACTAGGGCGACTCCTGCCCGAGTTGCAGAGGCGCCAGGTTGTGCGGTGCGAAGACGTGCGGCGCAACGGCGGAACGAACAACATTCGGCGATGGTATCGGGTTGGACTGTCGGCCGGAGGTTCGACGAGCAGCGGGGCAGCTGTAACTGGTGGGGGAGATGTGGGTAGGGCGGGTGAGGATTGA